The segment TCCTCATGCCGGCGACCATCGCCTGGTATCTGTCCAAGCGGACCTTGCCACCGCAACTCAAGCATGTGGCGGTCAGCCTGATGCTGATCGGGGTGCCTTTTGCCCTGATTGTGCGCCAGCCCGACCTGGGTACGGCCTTGCTGGTACTGGCGGGCGGTGCGTTCGTGCTGTTTATGGGCGGGCTGCGCTGGCGCTGGATCCTCAGCGTGCTGGCAGCGACGGTGCCCGTGGCGATTGCCATGTGGATGTTTGTGATGCACGACTATCAGAAACAGCGGGTTCTGACCTTCCTCGATCCTGAGAGCGATCCGCTGGGCACCGGATGGAACATTATCCAGTCCAAGGCCGCCATCGGCTCGGGCGGGGTGTTCGGCAAGGGCTGGCTGCTGGGCACCCAGTCGCACCTGGACTTTCTTCCCGAAAGCCACACCGACTTCATTATTGCGGTGATGGGCGAAGAGTTCGGCCTGGTCGGCATCTGCGCGTTACTGCTGATTTACTTGCTGTTGATTGGTCGCGGCCTGGTGATCACGGCCCAGGCGCAGACCCTGTTCGGCAAATTGCTGGCGGGCAGCCTGACCATGACGTTTTTTGTTTATGTTTTCGTCAACATCGGTATGGTCAGTGGCTTGCTACCGGTGGTGGGCGTGCCATTGCCATTTATCAGTTACGGCGGCACTTCGCTCGTGACGCTGTTGTCAGCGTTTGGGGTTTTGATGTCGATTCACACACATCGCAAGTGGATCGCACAAGTTTGATTAAGGTGAATTATTCAATGCAAGCAATGCGTGGCTGGGCCGCTCGATACGCGTCATGGGTGGGCCTGCTGGGTCTGTTCGGGGCAGCGCAGGGCGCGGTAGCCGGTGACTACGAAGGCTCGCCCCAGGTGGCTGAGTTCGTCGGTGAGATGACCCGCGACTACGGATTTGCCGGCGAGCAACTGATGGGCGTGTTCCGTGAGGCAGAGCGTAAACAGAGCATCCTCGATGCCATTTCTCGCCCGGCCGAACGCGTTAAACAGTGGAAAGAGTACGGCCCGATGTTCCTGACCGACGCCCGGGTTGCCCGTGGTGTGGATTTTTGGCGTGAGCACGAAGCCGTACTGGCCCGCGCCGAGCAGGAGTACGGGGTTCCGGCCCAGGTGATTGTGTCGATCATCGGCGTCGAAACCTTTTATGGCCGCAACACCGGCAACTACCGGGTGATCGATGCGCTGTCGACCCTGGGGTTCGATTACCCGCCGCGCGCCGAGTTTTTTCGCAAGGAGCTGCGTGAGTTCCTGCTGCTGACCCGCGAAGAGCAAGTTGACCCGCTCACCCTTAAAGGCTCTTATGCCGGGGCGATGGGCTTGCCGCAGTTTATGCCAAGCAGCTTTCGCGCCTATGCCGTGGACTTCGACGGTGATGGTCATATCAATATCTGGAGCAATCCGGACGATGCCATCGGCAGTGTTGCCAGCTACTTCAAGCGTCACGGCTGGGTGGCCGGTGAGCCGGTGGTGATTCGCGCCG is part of the Pseudomonas sp. ML2-2023-3 genome and harbors:
- the rodA gene encoding rod shape-determining protein RodA is translated as MRRRATLLQRLHLDGPLLILLLTLAAGSLFVLYSASGKNWDLLSKQATSFGIGLVSMFIIAQLEPRFMARWVPIGYLAGVLLLVVVDVMGHNAMGATRWINIPGVIRFQPSEFLKILMPATIAWYLSKRTLPPQLKHVAVSLMLIGVPFALIVRQPDLGTALLVLAGGAFVLFMGGLRWRWILSVLAATVPVAIAMWMFVMHDYQKQRVLTFLDPESDPLGTGWNIIQSKAAIGSGGVFGKGWLLGTQSHLDFLPESHTDFIIAVMGEEFGLVGICALLLIYLLLIGRGLVITAQAQTLFGKLLAGSLTMTFFVYVFVNIGMVSGLLPVVGVPLPFISYGGTSLVTLLSAFGVLMSIHTHRKWIAQV
- the mltB gene encoding lytic murein transglycosylase B; protein product: MQAMRGWAARYASWVGLLGLFGAAQGAVAGDYEGSPQVAEFVGEMTRDYGFAGEQLMGVFREAERKQSILDAISRPAERVKQWKEYGPMFLTDARVARGVDFWREHEAVLARAEQEYGVPAQVIVSIIGVETFYGRNTGNYRVIDALSTLGFDYPPRAEFFRKELREFLLLTREEQVDPLTLKGSYAGAMGLPQFMPSSFRAYAVDFDGDGHINIWSNPDDAIGSVASYFKRHGWVAGEPVVIRADVTGDRADEGLTQGIEPVKTVGELRALGWSSHDALPDDMPVTAFRLEGANGPEYWMGLKNFYAITRYNRSVMYAMAVHQLSDLLVQARGNK